The following coding sequences lie in one Pontibacter sp. G13 genomic window:
- the grpE gene encoding nucleotide exchange factor GrpE — MSEEMKDREQETQTTDNQAGKKPETNPAQSADVNTPEGDSADTQAMPEENLTDLDKAKEIVARYQVELRNTEKERDSLKNQLMRLQADFENQRKRQRKELGDTVRFANQDLLKDLLPVLDNFDRTLKAIDKTDNLAAIKEGIGMVSSSMQRQLAKIGLEPIKAVGEDFDSNFHEAVTSIPAPDESQVGKVIDEVEKGYKLKDRVIRFSKVIVGE, encoded by the coding sequence ATGAGCGAAGAGATGAAAGATAGAGAACAGGAGACTCAAACCACAGATAATCAGGCTGGCAAAAAGCCTGAAACCAACCCAGCTCAATCAGCAGATGTGAATACCCCCGAAGGTGATTCCGCGGACACTCAAGCAATGCCCGAGGAAAACCTCACGGATTTAGATAAGGCGAAGGAGATTGTTGCCAGATATCAGGTAGAACTCCGGAACACTGAAAAGGAACGCGACTCGCTAAAAAATCAATTGATGCGCCTTCAAGCTGATTTTGAGAATCAGCGAAAACGTCAACGCAAGGAATTGGGTGATACCGTTCGGTTTGCCAATCAAGATCTACTCAAGGATCTCCTTCCTGTGTTGGACAATTTCGATCGTACTTTGAAGGCGATTGACAAAACTGACAATCTGGCAGCGATTAAGGAAGGGATCGGTATGGTCTCCTCCAGTATGCAGCGGCAATTGGCCAAAATTGGTCTAGAGCCCATCAAAGCTGTCGGAGAGGATTTTGATTCCAATTTCCACGAAGCGGTAACTTCGATTCCTGCTCCAGATGAATCCCAAGTGGGAAAAGTCATCGACGAAGTAGAAAAAGGGTACAAGCTAAAGGACCGCGTGATTCGTTTTTCCAAGGTGATCGTGGGTGAATAA
- the murA gene encoding UDP-N-acetylglucosamine 1-carboxyvinyltransferase, which produces MQYFQVEGGHKLTGEITPQGAKNEALQILCATLLTAEPVTIHNIPDIVDVNHLIDILATMGVSVKTEKPGTVTFQAADIDLDFLESDLFWSKARKLRGSIMLVGPLLARFGKAFISRPGGDKIGRRRLDTHFWGFQQLGAEFEYREAQGIFCVKSKGKLKGTYMLLDEASVTGTANLVMAAALAEGKTTIYHAACEPYLQQLCKMLNRMGAKIQGIGSNLLTIEGVDSLGGTDHTMLSDMIEVGSFIGMAAMTQGNLRIKNAGVESLGIIPETFRRLGVNLEIQGDDILVHEQSVCEIDTFIDGSILTISDHPWPGLTPDLLSIVLVLATQCKGSVLIHQKMFESRLFFVDKLIDMGAQIILCDPHRATVIGLERRQPLRAISMSSPDIRAGVALLIAAMSAEGTSRIYNIEQIDRGYQFIENRLNAIGAKIERKLE; this is translated from the coding sequence ATGCAATATTTTCAAGTCGAAGGTGGGCACAAGCTCACTGGAGAGATTACCCCACAGGGAGCCAAAAACGAAGCGCTCCAAATCTTATGTGCCACCCTTCTCACGGCCGAACCTGTTACCATTCACAATATCCCCGACATCGTCGATGTCAATCACCTGATTGATATTCTCGCTACCATGGGGGTTTCGGTCAAGACAGAAAAACCCGGTACTGTCACGTTTCAAGCAGCAGACATTGATCTCGATTTTCTGGAATCAGATCTCTTCTGGTCCAAAGCCCGCAAACTGCGCGGCTCCATCATGTTGGTCGGACCGCTGCTCGCTAGATTTGGGAAGGCATTCATCTCCCGTCCCGGTGGAGATAAAATTGGCCGCAGAAGACTAGACACCCATTTCTGGGGATTCCAACAGCTAGGTGCAGAGTTTGAATACCGCGAAGCGCAAGGCATTTTCTGTGTCAAGTCCAAAGGCAAGCTCAAAGGCACTTATATGCTGCTCGACGAAGCTTCTGTAACCGGTACCGCCAACCTCGTGATGGCTGCCGCTTTGGCTGAAGGAAAAACCACCATATATCATGCTGCCTGTGAACCCTATCTACAGCAATTGTGCAAAATGCTCAATCGCATGGGGGCCAAAATTCAAGGCATCGGCAGTAATCTACTCACCATTGAAGGGGTAGATAGTCTCGGAGGAACTGACCACACCATGCTCTCAGATATGATTGAGGTCGGCAGTTTCATCGGGATGGCAGCCATGACTCAGGGGAACTTGCGCATCAAAAATGCAGGAGTGGAATCTTTGGGAATCATCCCCGAAACTTTCCGTAGACTCGGAGTCAATCTGGAGATCCAAGGCGATGATATCCTGGTACACGAGCAATCGGTGTGTGAAATCGATACCTTTATCGATGGAAGTATCCTCACCATTTCGGACCACCCTTGGCCGGGCTTGACTCCTGACCTACTGAGTATTGTGCTAGTTTTGGCTACGCAGTGCAAAGGGTCTGTCCTGATCCACCAGAAAATGTTCGAAAGCCGCTTGTTCTTCGTGGATAAACTGATCGACATGGGGGCTCAGATTATTCTATGTGATCCGCACCGTGCCACTGTCATCGGATTGGAACGACGTCAGCCACTTCGTGCCATTTCCATGTCTAGCCCAGATATCCGTGCAGGGGTTGCTTTGTTGATCGCAGCCATGTCGGCTGAAGGAACCTCGCGCATTTACAACATTGAGCAAATTGACCGCGGTTACCAATTCATTGAGAATCGACTCAATGCCATTGGAGCAAAGATCGAACGGAAGCTCGAATAG
- a CDS encoding DUF4290 domain-containing protein — MKYHLTDTPLKLREYGRNVQSMVEYALTLEDRDQRTVVASEIVRIMSNLNPSLKENPDYKQKLWDSLFIISGFELDVDSPYPIPEAEVVMGRPEKRMDYYRSHPRYRQYGVNVELMVKAAIDMEEGPKKTAYLNMIANTMKLFLRASDRDSTPEEVIAEHIRDLSSGKIKVKGEDLTISKVQVQYPSNKGGRSGNKRSGRGGGKRRRKG, encoded by the coding sequence ATGAAATATCATTTGACCGATACGCCACTCAAGTTGCGTGAATACGGGAGGAATGTACAATCCATGGTAGAGTACGCACTGACTCTGGAAGACCGTGATCAACGCACCGTTGTAGCCTCCGAGATTGTTCGAATCATGAGCAACCTCAACCCCAGCTTGAAGGAAAATCCCGATTACAAGCAAAAACTGTGGGACTCCCTATTCATCATCTCCGGATTTGAGTTGGACGTGGATTCTCCTTATCCTATCCCCGAAGCAGAAGTGGTGATGGGACGCCCCGAAAAACGAATGGATTATTACCGCAGTCATCCACGATATCGCCAGTATGGAGTCAATGTGGAACTGATGGTAAAAGCGGCTATCGATATGGAGGAAGGCCCAAAGAAAACGGCTTACCTCAATATGATCGCCAATACCATGAAGCTCTTCTTGCGTGCTTCTGATCGCGATTCTACTCCAGAAGAAGTGATTGCTGAGCATATCCGAGATTTGTCTAGTGGCAAAATCAAGGTGAAAGGCGAAGACTTGACGATCTCCAAGGTTCAGGTTCAGTATCCATCCAACAAAGGAGGAAGATCCGGCAACAAAAGATCCGGCCGCGGAGGCGGAAAAAGGAGAAGAAAAGGGTGA
- a CDS encoding UvrD-helicase domain-containing protein: protein MLADARSEIRGREIATRGSRTPPDGGHSRPLTPPQAICTPDQAIAEVNFILPPHGKLSYLYPVDFLNELNEAQRQAVTSLGGPQIVLAGAGSGKTRVLTYRLAYILAQGMAAPEELLALTFTNKAAKEMKERIFKLIGAPGKSVVMGTFHSIFSRMLRAEAELLGYTSSYTIYDAEDAQKVVRFLIKSQHLDDKIYKPKVVAGAISMCKGKLISPQEYIDQAEDDFNRRIAKIYQLYEQKLFKSNSMDFDDLLLKPLLLFKQFPHVLEKYQKRFKYIMVDEYQDTNHVQYLLTKMLAAQHRNICVVGDDAQSIYSFRGANIQNILNFEKDYPEFGEYKLEQNYRSTSVIVNAANSVIANNKKQRKKNVFTENELGDKIKLIEAPTEQDEARQVVGLIREQKQMRSLFNKDFAILYRTNSQSRALEDELRRANIPSRVVGGISFYQRKEIKDMVAYFKLAINPVDEQALLRVINYPTRGIGNTTIQKLQVYASEQGLTLWEAIDQVMGSGIAKRSANLVKQFATMIKSFGAVSKQGDAYESANYIAKHSGVLKELHLEIADGNSRWENVQELLNAARAFTEDPDNDDVSLESFLADISLFTSADEEEENPDKVTLMTVHSSKGLEFKSVFLVGLEENLFPSGMSMDSRDDLEEERRLFYVAVTRAEKLLTITFAKSRYRFGNLQFNEPSRFLDELDQQFVEKSQDRGRRETRKITEPIADRRSVVQPKPKLRPVRRTSPVKQSLPEDFTPADAHEIMVGMTVRHARFGQGLVEHVEGELANRKARVNFEDAGVKVLLLKFAKLEIVQA from the coding sequence ATGCTCGCTGACGCTCGGTCCGAGATCCGCGGGCGAGAGATCGCCACCCGCGGATCTCGGACTCCTCCTGACGGAGGCCATTCCAGACCCCTTACGCCGCCGCAGGCCATCTGCACACCTGATCAAGCCATCGCAGAAGTGAATTTCATCCTCCCACCTCATGGCAAATTGTCTTACCTTTATCCTGTGGATTTTCTGAATGAACTGAACGAGGCCCAGAGACAGGCAGTAACCAGCTTGGGTGGGCCGCAAATCGTATTGGCGGGTGCCGGATCTGGCAAAACCCGAGTGCTGACTTATCGTCTCGCGTATATCTTGGCTCAAGGAATGGCTGCTCCTGAGGAATTGCTCGCCCTGACCTTTACCAACAAGGCCGCCAAGGAGATGAAAGAGCGGATCTTCAAGCTGATTGGTGCGCCAGGCAAAAGCGTGGTAATGGGGACTTTTCACTCCATCTTTTCACGGATGCTCAGGGCCGAAGCTGAATTGCTGGGGTATACGTCGTCCTACACGATCTACGATGCCGAAGATGCTCAGAAGGTCGTTCGGTTTCTCATCAAGTCTCAGCACCTGGATGACAAGATCTACAAACCCAAAGTAGTTGCCGGAGCCATCTCCATGTGCAAAGGCAAACTCATCTCCCCGCAAGAATACATCGATCAGGCAGAGGATGACTTCAACAGACGAATTGCCAAAATCTATCAATTGTATGAGCAAAAGCTCTTCAAAAGCAATTCGATGGATTTCGACGATTTGCTCCTGAAACCGCTCCTCCTGTTCAAGCAATTCCCCCACGTTCTGGAGAAATACCAGAAGCGATTCAAATACATCATGGTGGATGAGTATCAGGATACCAACCATGTGCAATATCTCCTCACCAAAATGTTGGCTGCACAGCATCGCAACATCTGTGTGGTAGGGGATGATGCACAAAGTATCTACTCATTCCGCGGAGCCAACATTCAGAATATCCTGAACTTCGAGAAGGATTATCCCGAATTCGGCGAATACAAACTCGAGCAAAACTACCGCTCCACCAGCGTCATCGTCAATGCCGCCAATTCCGTGATCGCCAATAACAAAAAGCAGCGGAAGAAAAATGTATTCACCGAAAACGAGCTCGGGGACAAGATCAAACTGATCGAAGCGCCCACAGAACAGGATGAGGCGCGCCAAGTCGTGGGATTGATCCGCGAACAAAAGCAGATGCGAAGCCTCTTCAACAAGGATTTCGCCATCCTGTACCGTACAAACTCCCAGTCTCGGGCACTGGAGGATGAGCTGCGACGTGCCAATATTCCGAGCCGTGTCGTCGGAGGTATCTCGTTTTACCAGCGCAAAGAGATCAAGGACATGGTGGCCTATTTCAAATTGGCCATCAATCCGGTAGATGAGCAGGCACTTCTCCGAGTTATCAATTATCCTACCCGAGGGATCGGCAATACCACCATCCAAAAGCTGCAAGTTTACGCCAGCGAACAAGGATTGACGTTGTGGGAGGCCATCGATCAGGTGATGGGCTCCGGTATCGCCAAGCGCTCGGCCAATTTGGTGAAGCAATTCGCCACGATGATCAAGAGCTTTGGAGCGGTTTCCAAGCAGGGAGATGCCTACGAATCTGCCAATTACATCGCCAAGCATTCTGGTGTCCTCAAGGAATTGCACCTGGAAATCGCCGACGGCAACAGCCGCTGGGAGAATGTGCAGGAACTCTTGAACGCTGCCCGGGCATTTACCGAAGATCCAGACAATGACGATGTGAGTCTGGAAAGCTTCCTGGCTGACATCTCGTTGTTTACCAGTGCGGACGAGGAGGAGGAAAACCCAGACAAAGTGACTTTGATGACCGTCCACTCCTCTAAAGGATTGGAATTCAAATCCGTCTTTTTGGTGGGATTGGAAGAGAATCTCTTCCCGAGTGGCATGTCTATGGATAGCCGCGATGATTTGGAGGAGGAACGTAGACTGTTTTATGTCGCAGTTACCCGTGCAGAAAAGCTCTTGACGATCACTTTCGCCAAGTCCAGATATCGTTTTGGGAATCTACAGTTCAATGAGCCGAGTAGATTTTTGGATGAGTTGGATCAGCAATTTGTCGAAAAGTCCCAAGATCGAGGCCGTCGCGAAACCCGCAAAATCACCGAACCCATCGCTGATAGGCGCTCTGTAGTTCAGCCCAAGCCCAAATTGCGACCGGTTCGGAGAACCTCCCCCGTCAAGCAATCCTTGCCAGAGGATTTCACTCCGGCCGATGCCCATGAAATCATGGTAGGGATGACGGTTCGCCACGCTAGATTTGGTCAAGGGCTGGTCGAACATGTCGAGGGAGAGCTCGCCAATCGCAAGGCTCGGGTGAACTTCGAGGATGCGGGAGTGAAAGTATTGTTGCTTAAATTCGCCAAATTGGAAATCGTTCAGGCTTGA
- a CDS encoding T9SS type A sorting domain-containing protein, translated as MNVFHPRRILSLVLLFSLSFVYRPAAVQAQSSKPQINPKMEATGMPDQQQDLISSQVGKLMQVADQVRKQHAIRNILPNTPLSGTFYQPDGMTLSAADTWRLESEVMLVSDGTIEIDGTIAHMLNDRLASPARSHALMISSPKIVFKGTYSPSAALSGNERILLSGAARGTSMNGNDGSNVIFLADTIVMEAGIQGAPGGHGANGADGGHGGDVVIVTEYLMGSQAVEIRGGTGGNGSTPSIRSSEYLRAGAGGDGGNVIMDVKYELFTNSYSARAVKAASGESVSTLIFGGDGGEGAPGLDGDFIFINGGPGGPGGNGGSVVGTPGGNGAKGGTLPPGEGGTGIEGGDGGTGGVAVGGNGGPGGAGGAGFEDQGNGGDGGAGGEGGTAVGGNGGNGGEGGTGCPNEAMGGNGGVGANGGNAKGGDGGAGGNGGLGVANGNGGDGGNGASGMSGDGGTGGNGGEGFPIGSMGGNGGSAGLALGGTAGLGGTGTIMGSDGLDGETIFGTPGTAGAGGTICEISLPLEWGNITADLQGNQAFLTWEVFNVTNAERYDIMRADNQGNFHKVGEQAVQSSDMSQATFQFSELVTGTSNSMLYKVRQVDINGEMHESSIVEISTAQSTSQVKLFPNPASNVDQLWIELGHDYQANQVQIRIIDLSGRELYHRVQSPNSGSLLAVNLPQTVSGMVFVEVSANGMVPVKSVLIRN; from the coding sequence ATGAATGTATTTCATCCCAGACGTATTCTTTCCCTAGTTCTTCTCTTTTCCTTATCGTTCGTGTACCGTCCAGCTGCGGTTCAGGCTCAGTCATCCAAGCCCCAGATCAATCCCAAAATGGAGGCTACCGGAATGCCCGATCAACAGCAAGACCTCATTTCTTCCCAAGTTGGGAAATTGATGCAAGTCGCAGATCAAGTTCGCAAACAGCACGCTATTCGAAACATTCTACCCAATACGCCCCTTTCGGGCACTTTCTACCAACCAGATGGCATGACCCTTTCGGCAGCCGATACTTGGAGGTTGGAATCCGAAGTCATGTTGGTATCTGATGGAACGATCGAAATAGACGGAACCATCGCCCACATGCTCAACGACCGTCTGGCATCTCCCGCCCGGAGCCATGCACTGATGATCTCAAGCCCCAAAATTGTATTCAAGGGGACCTATTCTCCGTCTGCTGCTCTGAGTGGCAATGAGCGTATCCTGCTTTCAGGAGCTGCGCGAGGAACTTCCATGAACGGAAATGATGGGTCCAATGTCATCTTTTTAGCAGATACCATTGTCATGGAAGCCGGAATCCAAGGAGCCCCTGGTGGTCACGGAGCCAATGGCGCAGATGGCGGCCACGGGGGAGATGTCGTGATCGTGACCGAGTACCTGATGGGGAGCCAAGCAGTGGAGATCCGTGGAGGTACCGGCGGCAATGGCAGCACTCCCTCCATTCGCAGCAGCGAGTACCTTCGTGCTGGAGCTGGCGGCGATGGCGGAAATGTCATCATGGACGTGAAATATGAACTATTCACCAATTCATATTCAGCAAGAGCCGTGAAAGCCGCTTCCGGTGAATCCGTGAGTACGCTGATCTTTGGCGGAGACGGAGGAGAAGGCGCTCCCGGACTGGATGGAGATTTCATTTTCATCAATGGCGGCCCCGGTGGTCCCGGTGGCAATGGAGGAAGCGTCGTAGGTACGCCCGGAGGAAATGGCGCCAAAGGCGGAACCTTGCCTCCCGGTGAAGGAGGTACTGGGATCGAAGGTGGTGATGGTGGTACTGGAGGCGTCGCGGTAGGCGGAAACGGAGGCCCCGGAGGCGCTGGTGGTGCAGGATTCGAGGACCAAGGCAATGGCGGTGATGGTGGCGCTGGTGGCGAAGGAGGTACTGCTGTCGGTGGCAATGGCGGCAATGGCGGCGAAGGAGGAACCGGTTGCCCCAATGAAGCGATGGGCGGCAATGGAGGCGTCGGTGCCAATGGTGGAAATGCCAAAGGCGGTGATGGTGGCGCAGGTGGAAATGGCGGCCTCGGGGTTGCCAATGGAAATGGCGGCGATGGCGGAAACGGTGCTTCAGGTATGTCCGGCGACGGTGGTACAGGCGGCAACGGCGGAGAAGGTTTCCCAATTGGATCTATGGGTGGAAACGGTGGATCTGCCGGACTCGCTCTCGGAGGTACAGCGGGCCTCGGTGGTACCGGCACGATCATGGGATCAGACGGATTGGATGGTGAAACCATCTTCGGTACGCCCGGTACAGCTGGCGCAGGAGGTACGATCTGCGAGATTAGCCTGCCATTGGAGTGGGGCAACATCACGGCAGACCTCCAAGGCAATCAGGCATTCCTCACATGGGAAGTCTTCAATGTCACCAATGCCGAGCGCTACGACATCATGAGAGCCGACAATCAGGGCAATTTCCACAAAGTCGGTGAGCAAGCTGTCCAGTCTTCTGACATGAGCCAAGCGACTTTCCAGTTTTCCGAGTTGGTTACTGGAACCTCCAACTCGATGCTCTACAAAGTCCGGCAGGTGGACATCAACGGCGAGATGCACGAGTCTTCCATCGTCGAAATCTCTACCGCACAATCTACTTCCCAAGTTAAACTCTTCCCTAACCCCGCTAGCAATGTAGACCAACTTTGGATTGAATTGGGCCATGACTACCAGGCCAATCAGGTACAGATCAGAATCATCGATCTTTCAGGCCGAGAATTGTACCATCGCGTTCAATCCCCCAACAGTGGGTCCTTGCTGGCCGTGAATCTTCCCCAGACCGTCTCAGGGATGGTTTTTGTGGAAGTTTCTGCGAACGGCATGGTGCCTGTCAAATCTGTCTTGATCCGTAACTAA
- a CDS encoding bifunctional UDP-N-acetylmuramoyl-tripeptide:D-alanyl-D-alanine ligase/alanine racemase — translation MLGLPYTIQEIAEACFAKDLFQGQIDPTPVRHISFDTRTISHGAETVFVAIKTGNRDGHRYIRQAYDQGVRQFVVESPVDLPEVNFALVEDSLEALQLWAMNHRTRFEYPVVAITGSNGKTVVKEWLATLMEMEFQIVKSPMSYNSQLGVAVSLLQMHPQADLAIIEAGISQMGEMERLETMIRPDVGIFTHLGAAHAEGFQDESAKLTEKLQLFQKAHQVLSGSWQPQLVEAQRQFPQNWVTTGELKEDALQLLSKSGEISAVRFGEEVLEVKLPFTQEVDVHNCQLAMLAAWQLGMTPQAVVEQLSALYPVEMRLELISDNPDITILNDSYNADPDSVRNAFRMLAEIQAQPRKFIILTDIPHLGDQQKVIQASLLEEAIELVGKENIWTVGPVFGEITSNHHVPDTDTLIQTISEEQFLGGTVLLKGARSFELERVIPLLNRKLNATQFQIDLHALRQNYRYLKSFLTPEMKVMCMVKAFSYGSGSWEIAHELVREGADYLAVAYASEGIELRKNQISVPIMVMNPDESSIEALIQFDIEPEISQLAFLRKYVRAARLADLQSYPIHLKLETGMGRLGFSEADLPELVEFISQQPDLKIVSAMSHLAAADDPDSDEYSFEQISRFHRMADFLQQSLGIMPIRNLYNTAGILRFGMDRLGMARMGIGLYGIDPVLGLHPNPPEGSWELTEIGSLRSLISQVQDHPAGVTIGYGRSQTTERPSRIATIPIGYADGIPRSLSNGKGEVLIHGRRAPIFGRVCMDMLMVDVTDIPEAVAGDEVVIFGKQGNERQSISELAAASDTIPYELLVRISPRVRRVYLQGGG, via the coding sequence ATGCTCGGACTCCCCTACACCATTCAAGAAATTGCGGAAGCTTGCTTTGCCAAAGACCTTTTTCAAGGGCAAATAGATCCGACTCCGGTCCGGCATATCTCGTTTGATACCCGGACGATTAGTCATGGAGCAGAAACGGTGTTTGTGGCGATCAAAACGGGCAACCGTGATGGACATCGATACATTCGGCAAGCTTACGATCAAGGAGTCCGCCAATTTGTGGTGGAGTCTCCGGTGGATCTGCCAGAGGTGAATTTTGCACTGGTGGAGGATTCCTTGGAAGCCTTGCAACTCTGGGCGATGAATCATCGGACTCGCTTTGAATATCCTGTCGTGGCGATCACAGGCTCCAATGGCAAAACAGTCGTCAAGGAGTGGCTCGCGACGCTGATGGAAATGGAGTTCCAGATCGTCAAAAGCCCCATGAGCTATAATTCTCAGTTGGGGGTGGCGGTTTCCCTGTTGCAGATGCATCCGCAAGCAGATCTGGCGATTATCGAGGCCGGAATCTCTCAAATGGGAGAGATGGAAAGACTGGAAACCATGATCCGCCCGGATGTGGGGATTTTTACGCACCTCGGAGCCGCTCATGCTGAGGGATTTCAAGACGAATCAGCCAAGCTCACTGAAAAGCTCCAGCTCTTCCAAAAAGCCCATCAGGTGCTCTCCGGTTCTTGGCAACCTCAGTTGGTCGAGGCGCAGCGTCAATTCCCCCAAAATTGGGTGACGACAGGTGAGCTCAAAGAAGATGCATTGCAGCTCTTGTCCAAGTCAGGGGAGATTTCCGCCGTTCGCTTTGGGGAAGAGGTATTGGAGGTTAAGCTCCCATTCACCCAAGAAGTTGATGTCCACAATTGCCAATTGGCAATGCTAGCCGCGTGGCAATTGGGGATGACTCCCCAGGCTGTGGTTGAACAATTGTCCGCGCTTTACCCCGTGGAAATGCGGCTCGAACTCATTTCGGACAATCCGGATATCACCATCTTAAATGACAGCTACAATGCCGATCCCGATTCGGTCCGGAACGCATTTCGGATGTTGGCAGAGATTCAGGCACAGCCTCGCAAGTTCATCATCCTGACAGACATCCCGCATTTGGGCGATCAACAAAAAGTCATCCAGGCCTCCCTTCTGGAAGAAGCGATAGAATTAGTCGGCAAGGAAAATATCTGGACGGTAGGGCCAGTGTTCGGTGAAATTACCTCCAATCATCATGTCCCAGATACGGATACGTTGATTCAGACCATCAGCGAAGAGCAGTTTCTTGGAGGAACTGTGTTGCTGAAAGGAGCTAGATCCTTTGAGCTTGAGCGGGTCATTCCTTTACTCAATCGAAAGCTCAACGCGACACAATTTCAGATTGACTTGCATGCCCTTCGGCAAAATTATCGCTATCTGAAGTCCTTCCTCACCCCAGAGATGAAGGTCATGTGTATGGTGAAAGCCTTTAGCTATGGAAGCGGCTCTTGGGAGATTGCCCATGAGCTTGTCCGGGAAGGTGCCGATTATCTCGCTGTGGCTTATGCGTCTGAAGGCATTGAACTGCGAAAAAACCAGATTTCGGTCCCGATCATGGTCATGAATCCAGATGAAAGCTCGATTGAAGCCTTGATCCAATTTGATATCGAACCCGAAATCTCTCAATTGGCTTTCCTCCGGAAATATGTCCGCGCCGCTAGATTGGCCGATCTGCAATCCTATCCCATCCATCTCAAACTCGAAACGGGGATGGGAAGATTGGGATTCTCCGAAGCAGATCTTCCAGAATTGGTCGAATTCATTTCCCAGCAGCCTGACCTGAAGATCGTTTCGGCCATGTCTCACCTCGCCGCTGCGGATGATCCAGATTCGGATGAATATTCCTTCGAACAGATCAGCCGATTCCACCGAATGGCGGATTTCCTCCAGCAATCCCTCGGAATCATGCCCATCCGCAATTTGTATAATACCGCCGGAATTCTCCGCTTTGGCATGGATCGGTTGGGGATGGCAAGAATGGGAATCGGTTTGTATGGAATAGATCCTGTGCTGGGGTTGCATCCCAATCCTCCGGAAGGTTCATGGGAGTTGACCGAAATCGGAAGCCTGAGAAGCCTGATCTCCCAAGTTCAAGACCACCCCGCAGGTGTTACGATTGGATATGGCCGATCCCAAACGACTGAACGACCGTCCCGAATTGCCACCATTCCCATCGGATATGCAGACGGAATCCCCCGATCACTGAGCAATGGAAAGGGCGAGGTACTGATTCATGGCAGACGAGCCCCGATTTTTGGGCGAGTATGCATGGATATGCTTATGGTGGACGTGACGGATATTCCCGAGGCAGTTGCTGGAGATGAGGTGGTGATTTTCGGAAAACAAGGGAATGAGCGCCAATCCATCAGTGAATTGGCCGCTGCTTCTGACACCATCCCATACGAGCTGCTCGTCCGAATCAGCCCGAGAGTTCGCCGAGTCTATCTCCAGGGCGGCGGATAG
- the nth gene encoding endonuclease III, with the protein MTKSEKVQFVLDTLGTLYPETPIPLDHKDPYTLLVAVLLSAQCTDARVNQITPFLFERADNPLSMSQVPVDEIREIIKPCGLSPRKSKAISELSHIILDQHNGEVPASFEALEALPGVGHKTASVVMAQAFGVPAFPVDTHIHRLMHRWTLSTGKNVEVTEKDAKRLFPEDRWNELHLQIIFFGREYCPARGHNPYECPICSKIGRKSLFQEWDKKQASKAS; encoded by the coding sequence ATGACCAAATCCGAAAAAGTCCAATTCGTCCTAGATACACTGGGGACACTTTATCCCGAGACGCCCATCCCGCTGGACCACAAAGATCCCTATACGCTTTTGGTTGCAGTTTTGCTGTCCGCACAATGTACCGATGCCCGCGTCAATCAGATCACGCCGTTCTTGTTTGAGCGTGCAGATAATCCCCTGTCCATGTCCCAGGTTCCAGTCGATGAAATTCGCGAGATCATCAAGCCATGTGGATTGTCCCCTCGGAAATCCAAGGCCATCTCAGAATTGTCTCACATTATTCTAGATCAGCACAACGGCGAGGTTCCGGCTTCCTTCGAGGCACTGGAGGCTTTGCCGGGGGTGGGACACAAGACTGCTTCTGTAGTGATGGCACAAGCATTTGGGGTCCCTGCATTTCCGGTAGATACGCATATCCATAGATTGATGCATCGCTGGACGCTGAGCACAGGCAAAAATGTAGAGGTGACCGAAAAAGACGCCAAGCGGTTGTTTCCTGAAGATCGGTGGAATGAGTTGCACCTCCAGATCATCTTCTTTGGGCGGGAGTATTGCCCAGCTCGTGGACACAATCCCTATGAATGTCCGATTTGCTCCAAGATCGGCCGCAAATCACTCTTTCAAGAGTGGGATAAAAAACAGGCATCCAAAGCCTCCTGA